In Lysinibacillus sp. FSL M8-0337, the following proteins share a genomic window:
- a CDS encoding iron ABC transporter permease, producing the protein MIFNNNFSKSVALIIGTLLLVICMGISIVYGYVDTSIQTTIESFTNFNHSNEHIIIQNVRIPRALIATCVGASLAITGVLMQTLTKNPLASPGILGINTGAGFAVVFAMIFFHTSSLQSFAWIAFLGATLAALAVYGISSSGREAVTPVKITLAGAAISALFASFTQGLLATNEAELEQVLFWLAGSVQGRKLEILLSVLPYLVIGWLAALFISSRMNILALGDDIARGLGLPLGLMKLTVGIIVILLAGSSVAIAGPIGFVGIVVPHFARKFVGTDHRWLIPMAAILGGILLLLADVSARYIIMPQEVPVGVMTAMIGTPFFIYLARKGGKK; encoded by the coding sequence ATGATTTTCAATAACAATTTTTCAAAATCTGTGGCGTTAATAATAGGAACGCTACTCTTAGTCATTTGTATGGGGATAAGTATTGTATATGGCTATGTAGATACTTCCATTCAAACAACTATTGAATCCTTTACCAATTTTAATCATTCGAACGAGCATATTATTATTCAAAATGTTCGCATTCCTAGAGCTTTAATTGCTACATGTGTAGGGGCTTCTTTAGCTATTACAGGCGTGCTTATGCAGACATTAACGAAAAATCCATTAGCATCGCCCGGAATTTTAGGAATTAATACGGGTGCTGGTTTTGCAGTCGTATTTGCCATGATTTTCTTCCACACTTCAAGTTTACAATCGTTCGCATGGATTGCCTTCTTAGGTGCAACACTTGCTGCTCTAGCTGTTTATGGCATTAGTTCATCTGGTCGAGAGGCTGTAACGCCAGTAAAAATAACTTTAGCTGGTGCCGCAATCAGTGCTCTTTTTGCTTCTTTTACACAAGGTTTACTCGCAACAAATGAAGCAGAACTAGAGCAAGTATTGTTTTGGTTAGCTGGGTCTGTACAAGGGAGAAAATTAGAAATTTTATTATCTGTTCTACCATATTTAGTGATTGGATGGCTTGCCGCATTGTTTATCTCTTCGAGAATGAATATTCTTGCTCTTGGGGATGACATAGCGAGAGGTCTTGGATTGCCACTTGGACTGATGAAATTAACGGTCGGTATTATTGTTATTTTATTAGCAGGTAGTTCAGTTGCAATAGCTGGTCCAATAGGATTTGTTGGTATTGTAGTACCCCATTTTGCGCGCAAATTTGTTGGTACAGATCACCGTTGGCTTATTCCGATGGCTGCTATACTAGGCGGAATTCTTTTACTGTTAGCCGATGTGTCAGCACGCTATATTATTATGCCTCAGGAAGTGCCAGTTGGGGTAATGACCGCGATGATTGGCACACCGTTCTTTATTTACCTTGCGCGAAAAGGTGGAAAAAAATGA
- a CDS encoding manganese efflux pump: MHWITIIFIGIAANLDNLGIGLAYGVKRVKIPILSNAVIAVMSMTVTFVAVTAGSTVIEYISPHTANLLGSLLLCIIGIFTLFSNRFSKHSIAKNPEVFDEDKNHIISMREAMTLGFVLSANCLAGGIAIGANGISAIWTVISIGTFSFITVGIGSHFGVLLSKTFIGKYSTAISGWLLIIIGVFEVFAK, encoded by the coding sequence ATGCATTGGATCACCATTATTTTTATTGGTATAGCAGCCAATCTAGATAATTTGGGGATTGGTTTGGCTTATGGTGTTAAGCGAGTGAAGATTCCCATCTTATCGAATGCAGTAATTGCTGTTATGTCAATGACTGTCACTTTTGTGGCAGTAACGGCTGGTAGTACAGTAATAGAATATATTTCGCCACATACAGCCAATCTTTTAGGGAGCCTTCTGTTGTGTATAATTGGGATATTTACACTTTTCTCTAATCGTTTTTCCAAGCATAGCATTGCAAAAAATCCTGAAGTATTTGACGAAGATAAAAATCATATTATTTCAATGAGAGAGGCAATGACACTTGGATTTGTGTTATCGGCAAACTGTTTAGCAGGCGGAATTGCTATTGGCGCTAATGGTATATCCGCAATTTGGACGGTCATCTCGATAGGCACATTTTCTTTTATCACAGTAGGTATAGGAAGTCATTTTGGTGTCCTACTAAGTAAAACATTTATAGGAAAGTACTCTACAGCGATATCAGGATGGTTGTTAATTATCATTGGGGTTTTTGAAGTTTTTGCTAAATAA
- a CDS encoding ABC transporter ATP-binding protein — MEIQDIIVSHDNTRNHLDGVSTQIQKGKITTIIGPNGCGKSTLLSVMSRNHMPKSGNVSLENKDLVQYKPKEFAKKLAIVYQQNDVPKDLTIEKLVSFGRLPHHTILKRNDEDDKKAIDWALSCTNLLEKRDNDLVALSGGERQRVWIAMALAQQSEILCLDEPTTYLDIYYQMELLELVKALNKDYGLTIVMVLHDINQAIRYSDHIILMKDGHIMAEGAPRNVITKEVIKEVYGVEAIFNEDEQLGLYMVPVGI; from the coding sequence ATGGAAATACAAGATATTATCGTTTCCCATGATAATACACGCAATCATTTAGATGGTGTCTCAACGCAGATTCAAAAAGGTAAAATTACGACGATTATTGGTCCAAATGGCTGTGGGAAGTCGACTTTACTTAGTGTAATGTCTCGCAATCATATGCCGAAATCAGGGAATGTTTCTTTGGAAAATAAGGATTTAGTCCAGTATAAGCCTAAAGAGTTTGCTAAAAAGCTTGCGATTGTTTATCAACAAAATGATGTACCGAAAGATTTAACGATTGAAAAGTTAGTGAGTTTTGGGCGTCTGCCACATCATACAATATTAAAACGCAATGACGAGGATGATAAGAAAGCGATTGATTGGGCTTTGTCTTGTACGAATTTACTAGAAAAACGAGACAATGATTTAGTGGCTTTATCTGGCGGGGAAAGACAGCGCGTATGGATTGCAATGGCATTAGCTCAACAATCTGAAATATTGTGTTTGGATGAGCCGACGACGTACTTAGATATTTATTATCAAATGGAGCTATTAGAACTAGTAAAAGCTTTAAATAAGGATTATGGTCTAACAATTGTTATGGTGCTTCATGATATTAATCAGGCGATTCGCTATAGTGATCATATTATTTTGATGAAGGATGGACATATTATGGCAGAGGGAGCCCCACGTAATGTCATTACAAAGGAAGTCATAAAAGAAGTATATGGTGTTGAAGCAATCTTCAATGAGGATGAACAGCTTGGCCTTTATATGGTACCAGTAGGTATTTAA
- a CDS encoding iron ABC transporter permease: MTKKIISFSIVIVLLLVSMVYSATTGSIKMGFFEFIGALFEEGNSQMEAIRDLRFPRILVALFAGAALSVSGVLLQSVMRNPLADAGVIGISSGAAFVQLFIISFFPALFFMTPVLAFIGGAFACALVFALSWKSGLSPLKLILVGIAINAMFTGLTEAFLSLGGSLNTSATSVVGSNLTMRTWKDVSTIATYGAIGLVAAFALYSWCNLLVLQDKTAKSLGFNVARARLIIAAVAVLLSAVSVVVAGVISFVGLLVPHIARRLVGHDHRVLIPFTALAGALLILVADTIGRTIVAPIEIPASTIMAIIGGPFLIFLLRKE; the protein is encoded by the coding sequence ATGACGAAAAAAATAATAAGCTTTTCAATTGTAATAGTGTTGTTGCTAGTTTCAATGGTTTATTCAGCAACGACGGGTAGTATTAAAATGGGCTTTTTTGAATTTATAGGGGCATTGTTTGAAGAAGGGAATAGCCAGATGGAGGCAATTCGTGATTTACGCTTTCCTCGTATTCTTGTCGCTTTATTTGCTGGAGCTGCGCTTTCGGTTTCGGGGGTACTATTGCAATCTGTTATGCGTAATCCGCTAGCAGACGCGGGCGTTATTGGTATTTCTTCAGGGGCAGCTTTTGTTCAATTATTTATTATCTCATTTTTCCCAGCGTTATTTTTTATGACACCAGTATTAGCGTTTATAGGTGGGGCATTTGCTTGTGCACTAGTGTTTGCCTTGTCATGGAAATCGGGTTTAAGTCCACTAAAATTGATTTTAGTAGGGATTGCTATTAATGCGATGTTTACTGGTTTGACAGAAGCATTTTTAAGCCTTGGGGGCTCACTAAATACATCTGCTACTAGTGTGGTTGGATCAAATTTAACGATGCGCACATGGAAAGATGTGTCGACCATTGCGACATATGGAGCAATAGGTTTAGTTGCAGCATTTGCGTTATATAGCTGGTGTAATCTACTTGTTTTACAAGATAAAACGGCAAAAAGTCTAGGCTTTAATGTGGCACGTGCCCGTTTAATAATTGCCGCTGTTGCTGTATTATTATCAGCTGTGTCAGTTGTTGTAGCAGGTGTTATTTCATTTGTTGGTTTATTAGTCCCACATATTGCACGACGTTTGGTTGGTCATGACCATCGAGTACTTATACCATTTACCGCACTAGCAGGAGCCTTATTAATTTTAGTAGCTGATACAATCGGTCGAACAATAGTGGCGCCCATTGAAATTCCTGCTTCAACCATTATGGCAATTATCGGTGGGCCATTCTTAATATTCCTATTACGAAAAGAGTGA
- a CDS encoding ABC transporter ATP-binding protein, with protein sequence MTETLETKSLTLNYGDATIIENLTLSIPMNEITVLIGANGCGKSTLLRSIARLLKPKQGSVLLDGQDLFKLSTKQVAKKLSILPQSPVAPEGLTVLQLVKQGRYPHQSWRKQWTEKDEEVVSNALNATGIEHLQDKPVDELSGGQRQRAWIAMTLAQDTDIILLDEPTTYLDLTHQIEVLDLLFELNHQQNRTIIMVLHDINLACRYADHIITVRDRGVFQEGKPEEIMTTSLVKHVFDLDCQMTNDPIYGTPLCIPFSKGRIIS encoded by the coding sequence ATGACGGAAACTTTAGAAACGAAATCACTTACACTAAATTATGGTGATGCTACTATCATTGAAAATCTAACTTTATCTATTCCTATGAATGAAATCACCGTACTAATTGGCGCCAATGGTTGCGGAAAATCTACACTTTTACGCTCCATTGCTCGATTGTTAAAACCAAAGCAAGGCTCTGTATTATTAGATGGACAAGATCTTTTTAAATTATCCACAAAACAAGTTGCCAAAAAACTTTCGATTCTTCCGCAGTCACCTGTAGCACCTGAAGGGTTAACAGTCTTACAGCTTGTCAAACAAGGGCGTTATCCTCATCAAAGCTGGCGAAAACAATGGACAGAAAAAGATGAGGAAGTCGTATCCAACGCCTTAAATGCAACAGGCATTGAACATTTACAAGATAAACCGGTTGATGAACTTTCAGGTGGTCAACGGCAGCGTGCTTGGATTGCCATGACACTTGCACAGGATACAGATATTATTCTTTTAGATGAACCAACTACTTATTTAGATCTTACACATCAAATAGAAGTTTTAGATTTATTATTTGAATTAAATCATCAGCAAAACCGAACGATTATTATGGTTCTACATGATATTAACTTAGCCTGCCGGTATGCGGATCATATTATTACCGTTCGAGATCGGGGCGTCTTTCAAGAAGGTAAACCTGAAGAAATTATGACAACTTCATTAGTAAAACATGTATTCGATTTAGATTGTCAAATGACAAACGACCCTATTTATGGTACCCCTTTATGTATCCCCTTTAGTAAAGGAAGAATTATCTCTTAA
- the isdE gene encoding heme ABC transporter substrate-binding protein IsdE: MCKIKKNWLALLALMTVFLIAGCSSGSDQANNEASTEKVEVSTDTTAKSENRIIAGTVVIAEILDKLELDAIAVPTTEKKLAERFKGLPTIGNAMEPDMEIVKSLNPTDVLSVSTLEYDLQDKFEQLKIPVHFLNFQSVDAMMAEIKTLGERYDRTVQADQLVSGLQKNIDAVQTVAANKEGPRVLILLGIPGSYLVATENSYAGDLVKRAGGINVMEGQEAEYLSSNTEYLHNSNPDIILRLSHGMPDEVVKMFDEEFKTNDIWKHFEAVKNDKVYDLEEELFGTTASLQVPQALGQLMEIFYR, from the coding sequence ATGTGCAAAATAAAAAAGAACTGGTTGGCATTACTAGCACTGATGACCGTATTTTTAATCGCTGGCTGTAGCAGTGGAAGCGATCAAGCAAACAATGAAGCTTCCACTGAAAAGGTTGAAGTATCGACGGACACAACTGCAAAAAGCGAAAATCGTATTATTGCTGGCACAGTTGTAATAGCTGAAATTTTAGATAAGCTAGAGTTGGATGCGATTGCTGTACCGACGACTGAAAAAAAATTAGCAGAACGCTTTAAAGGTCTGCCTACTATTGGCAATGCGATGGAGCCTGATATGGAAATTGTTAAATCATTGAACCCTACGGATGTATTATCAGTGTCAACATTAGAATACGATTTACAAGATAAATTCGAGCAACTGAAAATACCTGTACATTTTTTAAATTTCCAAAGTGTAGATGCGATGATGGCGGAAATTAAAACGCTAGGAGAGCGCTATGATCGTACGGTTCAAGCTGACCAATTAGTGTCGGGGCTACAAAAAAATATTGATGCCGTCCAAACGGTCGCTGCTAATAAGGAAGGACCTCGTGTTTTAATTTTACTTGGTATTCCAGGTAGTTACTTAGTGGCTACAGAAAATTCTTATGCAGGTGACCTAGTTAAACGGGCTGGTGGAATAAATGTTATGGAAGGGCAAGAGGCAGAGTATTTATCATCCAATACAGAGTACTTGCACAATAGCAATCCTGATATTATTTTACGCCTTTCACACGGTATGCCTGATGAAGTAGTTAAAATGTTTGATGAAGAATTTAAAACAAATGATATTTGGAAGCATTTTGAAGCAGTGAAAAATGACAAAGTGTATGATTTAGAAGAAGAATTATTTGGCACTACAGCTTCCTTACAAGTACCGCAAGCGTTAGGACAGCTAATGGAAATTTTCTATCGTTAA
- a CDS encoding iron ABC transporter permease, protein MKQLKTVRLLQNKISFLLDVSASKKLTIISLIALFTFFFSASFGDSFINPLKVIQAIIGQGSEFDQLIIIDFRLPRIFIAAFAGIALAVAGAILQGIIKNPLASPDIIGISAGGGAAVVGFLALFSDSNHSLTVSIEWLPLAGFIGATVVALIVYIFAWKDGVTPNRLVLIGIAVSAFMQAITTMLMIIGPIYQASEANKWITGSVKSADWNQVQIIVPLIILLLFITVFITRQLNVQELGDDTAASLGQTIQKTRLFLLLLSASLVASAIAFAGAIGFVGLIAPHIARRIVGPSFGVLIPTSAFIGALLVMVADIIGRTVFSPLEVPAGVFTAAIGAPYFIYLLLRNTKK, encoded by the coding sequence ATGAAACAGTTAAAAACAGTACGTTTACTACAAAATAAAATATCCTTTTTACTAGATGTAAGTGCTTCTAAAAAACTAACCATTATTAGCCTTATAGCATTGTTTACTTTTTTCTTTAGTGCTTCATTTGGGGATTCTTTTATCAATCCGTTAAAGGTAATACAAGCCATAATAGGTCAAGGTTCTGAATTCGATCAGTTAATTATAATTGACTTCCGACTACCAAGAATTTTTATTGCGGCGTTTGCAGGTATAGCATTAGCAGTGGCAGGTGCTATTTTACAAGGGATTATTAAAAACCCACTTGCTTCACCTGATATTATCGGTATTTCTGCTGGTGGTGGAGCTGCAGTCGTAGGTTTTTTAGCCTTATTTAGTGATTCAAATCATTCATTAACAGTTAGTATTGAATGGCTACCACTAGCAGGGTTTATCGGCGCAACGGTTGTGGCATTAATTGTTTACATATTTGCTTGGAAAGATGGGGTAACACCAAACCGACTTGTACTAATTGGGATTGCTGTCTCGGCATTTATGCAGGCCATTACGACGATGTTGATGATTATCGGCCCTATTTATCAAGCTAGTGAAGCCAATAAGTGGATTACCGGAAGTGTCAAAAGCGCAGATTGGAACCAAGTACAAATAATAGTACCTTTAATTATTTTACTTCTATTTATTACAGTTTTTATTACTCGACAGTTAAATGTGCAAGAACTGGGTGATGATACAGCAGCAAGCTTAGGTCAAACGATTCAAAAAACACGTCTCTTTTTATTACTCTTGAGCGCAAGTCTGGTAGCTAGTGCTATCGCATTTGCAGGAGCTATAGGCTTTGTTGGCTTAATAGCCCCCCATATTGCCAGACGTATTGTAGGTCCATCATTTGGTGTATTGATTCCAACATCTGCTTTCATCGGTGCTTTATTAGTAATGGTTGCAGATATTATTGGACGAACTGTATTTAGTCCTTTAGAAGTGCCAGCGGGCGTCTTTACAGCTGCCATTGGTGCTCCTTATTTTATCTATTTATTATTGAGAAACACTAAAAAATAA
- a CDS encoding NEAT domain-containing protein — translation MTKKRQSRATKIVLASLLAASLSVPSFASAKVADTTTIVTTDVKVEEKAETAEGTAVKFQTFKPGTDEAGYMDKYFTGTGLLIEKDGTYTVKLTVPAQFATTITGFQVKQGDKYVDATFEKQQDGSSIVSFPVDPKVKTAAKVHVVVPAPANMDKWYEFDFQPVTAEEVKPVDEVKEEQPVKEETTTVTDENEDVNVYEGTVTVYKNGTKEESIMKDYISPTVAVGDADGTYVVGMHFPKGQYVQSFKVDGKDAVLAEEDKETNERIYTFEVKDLKALTNAEIHIIVDEPKAGVKYDSVHTVQFSFDVDLSKPVTDTEETTIENPFKDIDDNENKEAILNLLAYEIIMPQDKFNPNNNLTRAQFALMIARTLELEATEVAGFQDIKGIEAEQAINALAEYGIVEARDKFNPNGILTRQQGALMIYRAIQAVTEGDLNVEISLPYADQATIANDEAKEAFSLLYKEGIMTGSVAKDGKTYINANKPLTRGQMAKILNNSLEFFYEFEE, via the coding sequence ATGACTAAAAAACGTCAATCTCGCGCAACAAAAATCGTACTTGCCTCATTATTAGCAGCATCACTTTCAGTACCATCATTTGCATCAGCAAAGGTAGCTGACACAACAACAATAGTTACTACAGATGTGAAAGTGGAAGAAAAAGCAGAAACAGCTGAAGGAACAGCTGTAAAGTTCCAAACATTTAAACCAGGTACAGATGAAGCTGGATACATGGATAAATACTTTACAGGTACAGGCTTACTTATCGAAAAAGATGGTACATACACAGTGAAACTAACAGTTCCAGCTCAATTTGCTACAACAATCACTGGTTTCCAAGTAAAACAAGGCGATAAATATGTTGATGCAACATTTGAAAAGCAACAAGATGGTTCAAGCATCGTGTCATTCCCAGTAGATCCAAAAGTAAAAACTGCAGCAAAAGTACACGTAGTTGTTCCAGCTCCAGCTAACATGGATAAATGGTATGAATTCGATTTCCAACCAGTAACAGCAGAAGAAGTAAAGCCAGTTGATGAAGTAAAAGAAGAGCAACCTGTAAAAGAAGAAACAACAACAGTTACAGATGAAAATGAAGACGTAAATGTTTATGAAGGTACTGTAACAGTTTATAAAAATGGCACTAAAGAAGAATCTATTATGAAAGACTATATTAGTCCAACTGTAGCAGTTGGTGATGCAGATGGCACATATGTAGTCGGCATGCATTTCCCTAAAGGTCAGTATGTTCAATCATTTAAAGTAGATGGTAAGGACGCTGTATTAGCAGAGGAAGATAAAGAAACAAATGAACGTATTTATACTTTCGAAGTAAAAGATTTAAAAGCACTTACAAACGCTGAAATTCATATTATCGTAGATGAGCCTAAAGCAGGCGTAAAATATGATTCTGTTCATACTGTACAATTTAGCTTTGATGTAGATTTAAGTAAACCAGTTACAGATACTGAAGAAACAACAATTGAAAATCCATTTAAAGATATCGATGATAACGAAAATAAAGAAGCAATCCTTAACTTACTAGCTTATGAGATTATCATGCCACAAGATAAATTCAATCCAAATAACAATTTAACACGTGCACAATTTGCATTAATGATTGCACGTACTTTAGAATTAGAAGCTACTGAAGTTGCTGGCTTCCAAGATATTAAAGGAATTGAAGCGGAACAAGCGATTAACGCGCTAGCTGAATATGGTATTGTTGAAGCTCGCGATAAATTCAATCCAAATGGCATTTTAACTCGTCAACAAGGTGCGCTAATGATTTACCGTGCTATCCAAGCAGTAACAGAAGGCGACTTAAATGTTGAAATTTCATTACCATATGCGGATCAAGCGACAATTGCAAATGATGAAGCGAAAGAAGCATTCTCATTACTTTACAAAGAAGGCATTATGACTGGATCTGTTGCGAAAGATGGTAAAACATACATCAATGCAAACAAACCATTAACACGTGGTCAAATGGCAAAAATTTTAAATAACTCTTTAGAATTCTTCTACGAATTTGAAGAATAA
- a CDS encoding iron-siderophore ABC transporter substrate-binding protein: MQKAFYKLLVLLAVMAIFVLAACGNSKDNEKEESAKESNSYSVDHAMGTTEVKDTPKRIVVLTNEGTEALLALGIKPVGAVQSWSGDPWYDHIKDQMEGVEVVGVEHEINIEKIASLKPDLIIGNKLRQEKDYAKLSKIAPTIFSETLRGDWQENFKLYAKAVNQEAKGEEVLTAYEDKLQALKEKLGDQTNKEISFVRFMADKSRIYYTDSFSGVIFDALGFKRVPAQTDLFKDNAKLGKLAIDVGKEAIPQMDGDVIFYFTYMPTGDDAALATEQEWTQDPLWKNLTAVQSGNAHKVDDVIWNTAGGILAANMMLDQVEGFFVK, encoded by the coding sequence ATGCAAAAAGCATTTTATAAGTTACTAGTTTTGCTAGCTGTAATGGCTATTTTTGTTCTTGCGGCTTGTGGCAATTCGAAAGACAATGAGAAAGAAGAAAGTGCAAAAGAAAGCAATTCATACAGTGTGGACCATGCAATGGGGACGACAGAGGTAAAAGATACACCAAAACGTATTGTTGTATTAACAAATGAAGGAACAGAAGCTTTATTAGCTTTAGGAATTAAACCAGTAGGGGCAGTTCAGTCTTGGTCGGGTGATCCATGGTATGACCATATTAAGGATCAAATGGAAGGTGTAGAAGTAGTTGGTGTCGAACATGAAATTAACATTGAAAAAATTGCTTCTTTAAAACCTGATTTAATTATTGGGAATAAATTAAGACAAGAAAAAGATTATGCGAAACTAAGCAAAATTGCTCCAACCATTTTTTCAGAAACATTACGTGGTGATTGGCAAGAGAACTTTAAATTATATGCAAAAGCAGTAAACCAAGAAGCAAAAGGTGAAGAAGTACTAACTGCTTACGAAGATAAATTACAAGCACTTAAAGAAAAATTAGGTGACCAAACGAATAAAGAAATTTCATTCGTACGTTTTATGGCAGATAAATCTCGCATTTATTATACGGATTCTTTTTCCGGCGTAATTTTCGATGCTTTAGGATTTAAACGAGTGCCAGCGCAAACAGACTTATTTAAAGATAATGCAAAATTAGGGAAATTGGCGATTGATGTAGGTAAGGAAGCAATTCCTCAAATGGATGGTGATGTTATTTTCTACTTTACTTATATGCCAACTGGTGATGATGCAGCATTAGCAACAGAACAAGAATGGACACAAGACCCACTATGGAAAAACTTAACGGCTGTCCAAAGCGGCAATGCTCACAAAGTGGATGATGTTATTTGGAATACAGCTGGAGGTATATTAGCTGCCAATATGATGTTGGATCAAGTGGAAGGCTTTTTTGTGAAATAA
- a CDS encoding NEAT domain-containing protein, translating to MKTCKRKVIVLLALSAMFFLFAPHFNWLYVQAEEDSSLGNGSYQVELSFSTHDGIEQNRFFNEEATLDMNNGQYTLSLTINHPYTLQDIHIEQPEKSLSTILTWTENLVQFDVKDLKEPIRIKGLVASELEKESRPFAQSFQIRVKAPSEGIEQNTEIAESAPENEWSMDYILYVDGKKEPSIMNTYVNPVAKIIEKNGSYYAQMTILKSSWVTSLTVEQQGEQVAPTLVSINDNERIVEFAVVDFQRPLRMWVQVDIPEIAYHHQYFVDLQFDEQQVAQIVGKPIEAVPPKQNVMVKSPAIATEKLEKPLKKNAVEPTTKPNLLSLPPVQPTDTAMAEEQLAFDRTLDENAEEAVEEPAGIEQEQQAKTEQAKNKMAVNQQLAQLDKVKIVLLVLICVLSGWLVVRRIRNSKKD from the coding sequence ATGAAAACATGCAAAAGAAAAGTCATCGTATTACTAGCACTTAGTGCAATGTTTTTCTTATTTGCCCCTCATTTTAATTGGCTGTATGTGCAAGCTGAAGAAGATAGTTCACTAGGAAATGGAAGCTATCAAGTTGAACTAAGTTTTTCAACTCACGATGGAATAGAACAAAACCGATTTTTTAATGAAGAAGCTACACTGGACATGAATAATGGTCAATATACATTGTCTTTGACAATCAATCATCCATATACTTTACAAGATATACATATTGAACAACCTGAAAAATCGCTTTCTACTATTTTAACGTGGACTGAAAATTTAGTTCAGTTTGATGTGAAAGACTTAAAAGAACCAATTCGAATAAAGGGTTTAGTGGCTTCTGAATTAGAAAAGGAAAGTCGTCCGTTTGCACAATCGTTTCAGATAAGAGTGAAAGCGCCAAGTGAAGGGATTGAACAGAATACTGAAATCGCAGAAAGTGCGCCTGAAAATGAATGGTCAATGGACTACATATTGTATGTCGATGGAAAAAAAGAACCATCGATTATGAATACGTATGTCAATCCAGTGGCTAAAATAATAGAAAAAAACGGCAGCTATTATGCTCAGATGACGATTTTAAAATCATCGTGGGTAACGAGCTTAACCGTTGAACAACAAGGTGAGCAAGTAGCACCAACACTTGTCTCTATAAATGACAATGAGCGAATTGTCGAATTTGCAGTAGTTGATTTCCAACGCCCACTTCGGATGTGGGTACAAGTAGATATTCCAGAGATAGCATATCATCATCAATATTTTGTTGATTTACAATTTGATGAACAACAAGTGGCTCAAATTGTCGGGAAGCCTATAGAAGCAGTACCTCCTAAGCAAAACGTGATGGTGAAGTCTCCTGCTATTGCTACTGAAAAATTAGAGAAACCTTTAAAGAAGAATGCAGTTGAACCTACAACTAAGCCCAACTTGCTATCACTTCCTCCAGTTCAGCCAACTGACACAGCAATGGCAGAAGAACAGTTAGCTTTTGATCGAACACTTGATGAAAATGCGGAGGAAGCAGTTGAAGAACCTGCTGGAATTGAACAGGAACAGCAAGCAAAAACTGAGCAAGCAAAGAACAAAATGGCAGTAAATCAGCAACTTGCGCAGCTAGATAAAGTAAAAATTGTATTGCTTGTGCTTATTTGTGTTTTATCGGGTTGGTTAGTCGTTCGTCGCATAAGAAATTCAAAAAAAGACTGA
- the isdC gene encoding heme uptake protein IsdC, protein MKKIMMLVMLVSMVIFNLALPHASAQLADGTYSVKYQVNKPDSNSASIANDYFVKPATVTVKGGTATVQLTLKNSAWITKFQPPGGASVVSEDKAADTRVVQFTVKDLSKPVVTSMKIDIDDINYHHEYSVSLVFDAPATGSSAATAATNDTKTPTTSGSQVPNPQTSDATPYLLLVAFAGSAFLLYRTKNKTKMEGH, encoded by the coding sequence ATGAAGAAAATAATGATGTTGGTCATGCTAGTTAGTATGGTGATTTTTAATTTAGCATTACCACATGCATCTGCTCAACTTGCTGATGGTACTTATTCTGTAAAATATCAGGTCAATAAACCAGATAGTAACTCTGCATCAATAGCAAACGATTATTTCGTAAAGCCTGCAACGGTGACAGTAAAAGGTGGCACAGCTACTGTACAACTTACATTGAAAAATAGTGCTTGGATTACGAAATTTCAACCACCAGGAGGAGCTTCGGTTGTTAGCGAAGATAAGGCAGCTGATACACGTGTTGTACAATTCACAGTGAAAGATTTATCAAAGCCAGTTGTAACATCTATGAAAATTGATATCGATGATATTAATTATCACCATGAATATAGCGTTTCCCTAGTATTTGATGCACCTGCAACAGGAAGTTCAGCAGCTACAGCAGCAACAAATGATACGAAAACGCCAACAACATCTGGAAGTCAAGTGCCTAATCCACAAACAAGCGATGCGACGCCCTATTTATTACTTGTTGCATTTGCAGGATCAGCATTTTTACTTTATAGAACAAAAAACAAAACAAAAATGGAGGGTCATTAA